The Acidobacteriota bacterium genome has a segment encoding these proteins:
- a CDS encoding endonuclease III domain-containing protein codes for MLVHRRKPSTSRGKIFRMHSALLRALGPQGWWPGDGALEISIGAILTQNTAWTNVERALSNLKRAGVLTKNMRRSLEMLHATPQARLAQWVRPSGYFRQKARRLKHFLRHAMERHGGDLERWYRRPLGALRRELLSLDGIGPETADSILLYAAGKRVLVVDAYTRRVLARHGFPVLGLSYDELRFFLEARLPRSARLYNEFHALLVNVGKTWCRPRAPRCGACPLSPFTPIHKERVP; via the coding sequence ATGCTTGTGCACCGAAGAAAACCCTCGACGAGCCGGGGAAAGATTTTCCGCATGCATAGCGCGCTCCTTCGCGCGCTCGGGCCCCAGGGATGGTGGCCGGGCGACGGGGCGCTCGAGATTTCCATCGGGGCCATCCTCACGCAGAACACGGCGTGGACGAACGTCGAGCGCGCCCTCTCGAACCTCAAGCGCGCCGGCGTCCTGACGAAAAACATGCGCCGCTCACTCGAAATGCTCCACGCGACGCCGCAGGCGCGCCTGGCGCAGTGGGTGCGCCCCTCGGGCTATTTCCGCCAGAAGGCCCGGCGCCTCAAGCATTTCCTCCGGCATGCCATGGAGCGCCACGGCGGGGACCTGGAGCGCTGGTACAGGCGACCCTTAGGGGCGCTTCGCCGCGAGCTCCTCTCGCTCGACGGCATCGGCCCCGAAACCGCCGACTCCATTCTTCTCTACGCCGCCGGGAAGCGCGTCCTGGTGGTGGACGCCTACACGCGCCGCGTTCTCGCGCGCCACGGCTTTCCCGTCCTGGGCCTTTCCTACGACGAGCTTCGCTTCTTTCTGGAGGCGCGCCTTCCGCGCTCGGCCCGGCTCTACAACGAATTCCACGCCCTGCTTGTCAACGTGGGCAAGACATGGTGCCGCCCGCGCGCGCCGCGGTGCGGGGCGTGCCCCCTGAGCCCTTTCACGCCCATCCACAAGGAGCGAGTGCCGTGA
- a CDS encoding ABC transporter ATP-binding protein encodes MIEVHELRMVYRSVSLRYVGDFFSAPVKHVALGGVSFEVREGETAAVVGRNSAGKTTLLKILAGLVLPASGSARVGGFDVLKEPVEAKRRIGFMGSQERSFYWRLTARQNLQFFAALYDLRGGAAAARVEEVSGMLDVGEHLDRPFRSLSSGVQQRMGLARALLHRPRLLLLDEPTRSLDADSAARFLELLERISREESLTVFFATHTARDLRLARRIHVLDRGRFTWRGTSKEFLAAGGEGSGPAPRTMEEALEHMLSREEHS; translated from the coding sequence GTGATCGAGGTGCACGAGCTGCGCATGGTGTACCGCAGCGTCTCGCTCCGGTACGTGGGCGATTTTTTTTCCGCACCCGTCAAGCACGTCGCGCTCGGCGGCGTATCGTTCGAGGTGCGCGAGGGGGAGACCGCGGCCGTCGTCGGTCGGAACAGCGCCGGCAAGACGACGCTTCTCAAGATTCTCGCCGGCCTCGTGCTTCCGGCCTCCGGGAGCGCCCGCGTCGGCGGCTTCGACGTCTTAAAAGAGCCGGTGGAGGCGAAGCGGCGCATCGGCTTCATGGGCTCCCAGGAACGCTCCTTCTACTGGCGCCTCACGGCGCGCCAGAATTTGCAATTCTTCGCGGCCCTCTACGACCTCCGCGGGGGCGCCGCCGCGGCGCGCGTGGAAGAGGTTTCCGGGATGCTCGACGTCGGCGAGCACCTGGACCGGCCGTTTAGAAGCCTTTCCTCGGGAGTCCAGCAGCGCATGGGGCTCGCGCGCGCTCTCCTTCACCGCCCCCGCCTGCTCCTGCTCGACGAGCCCACGCGAAGCCTCGACGCCGACTCGGCCGCGCGCTTTCTGGAGCTGCTGGAAAGAATCTCGCGCGAGGAGAGTCTGACGGTCTTCTTCGCCACGCACACCGCGCGCGACCTCCGCCTGGCCCGCCGCATCCACGTCCTCGACCGGGGCCGCTTCACCTGGCGGGGAACTTCGAAAGAGTTCCTCGCAGCGGGCGGCGAGGGCTCCGGGCCGGCGCCGCGCACCATGGAAGAAGCGCTCGAGCACATGCTTTCGAGGGAGGAGCACTCTTGA
- the mfd gene encoding transcription-repair coupling factor codes for MLPASVLNRLRRRAPTLLLGAVEGAKAFLLAEAQRLLGAPVVAVVPDNDALHRLSENLRAYAPREILLKFPALTGNPFKGEAPHARLLHERAAALGALASGEDFSFLVAAAPAAAMRLAPFAVFDEAAMALRPDGAMSLEEFLRQLEAAGYLHADRVVEPGEFSHRGGVVDVFPPFAPQPSAGEPLRVEFFGDRIESLRRFDPATQRSAGPVERALVTCESEIVLSDAAARRWRDAALARGASQDAAERTARGLERRDRFPGIEFHAAWLYENTSSLEALLRGRFEPDEMLLAADEPPLCRSGVRRARASYAAMAAASGETAAPGAEEIFLEELPLLDSPHVSLHELPQPPAPLPQGEEREEGRVVSLQTAKPPRFDGNLEMLAEYLQEILQPTGPERQEGRRVVLGVSSLGRGRRLADSLAQVKTPRAGGLDVEYRPEISLETFHETAPTIGKLPVLDGFEWPENNLFILAESDMFEEARLLAPSKPAHAAAASVAEVFSEGLRGLAEGDYVVHADHGVGKFAALRTLRTDGYDVECLEVQYEDGKIYVPLERLGVVEKFASKDAFPPPSLARLGSASWKRLRTRMERSMASLAGELLALSAKRASRPGHAFPPDTSAQRDFEETFPFELTPGQARAVEEVKRDLESPHPMDRLLVGDVGFGKTEVAARAAFKVVSAGKQAALLAPTTVLSEQHMLTFRERFRGLPVRIAHLSRLQDAGEQKKIAAELSEGKVDIVIGTHRLLSKDVRFAGLGLVVLDEEQRFGVAQKEKIKQWRETVDVLSMSATPVPRTLQMALGGIRDMSLIETPPPNRLAVHTIVLPFDEDVVRSAVERELRRGGQVYYVHNDTATLSYHAKLVERLVPRARTVSLHGQMPPRRIERTLIDFLARRYDVLAATSIVENGVDIASVNTLVVTNAHAFGLADLYQLRGRVGRSDVRAYAYLFVPTDAALTDEARERLRALQEFSFLGAGFQLAARDLEIRGAGNLLGHEQSGHIEAVGFGMYLKLLEQKIKELKGEAVEHEAEPTLRFAEPARVPESYVPEMAERFRLYRRLVEARGAESAQRILDETEDLYGPAPEEARRLFEAAGLRMLARRLQMEKIEERRRSLFFTFHAAARVDGRRLAAFLKANQAASRTPSGQIRVDIPSEEYSPMDVARKVLEALL; via the coding sequence ATGCTTCCCGCTTCCGTATTGAACCGCCTCCGAAGGCGCGCGCCGACGCTTCTTTTGGGCGCGGTCGAGGGCGCGAAGGCGTTCCTTTTGGCCGAGGCGCAGCGCCTGCTGGGCGCTCCCGTCGTCGCGGTCGTTCCGGACAACGACGCGCTCCATCGCCTTTCGGAGAATCTGCGGGCCTACGCGCCGCGGGAAATCCTTCTGAAATTCCCGGCGCTCACGGGCAATCCCTTCAAGGGCGAGGCGCCGCACGCGCGCCTTTTGCACGAGCGGGCGGCGGCGCTCGGAGCGCTCGCCTCGGGCGAGGATTTTTCATTTCTCGTCGCGGCCGCGCCGGCCGCCGCGATGCGGCTCGCGCCGTTTGCGGTCTTCGACGAGGCTGCCATGGCACTTCGGCCGGACGGCGCGATGAGCCTCGAGGAGTTTCTGCGCCAGCTCGAAGCCGCGGGCTACCTGCACGCCGACCGCGTCGTCGAGCCGGGAGAGTTCTCACATCGCGGCGGCGTCGTGGACGTGTTCCCGCCGTTTGCCCCGCAGCCCTCGGCGGGCGAGCCCCTCCGCGTGGAGTTCTTCGGCGACCGGATCGAGTCGCTCCGGCGGTTCGACCCGGCCACGCAGCGCTCCGCGGGACCCGTCGAGCGCGCGCTGGTGACGTGCGAGAGCGAGATCGTCCTGAGCGACGCCGCCGCCCGCCGCTGGCGCGACGCCGCGCTGGCGCGCGGCGCCTCGCAGGATGCAGCGGAGCGCACGGCCCGCGGGCTCGAGCGCCGGGACCGTTTTCCCGGAATCGAGTTCCACGCCGCGTGGCTTTACGAAAACACCTCGTCGCTCGAAGCGCTCCTTCGGGGCCGGTTCGAGCCCGACGAGATGCTCCTCGCGGCGGACGAGCCGCCCCTCTGCCGCAGCGGCGTCCGCCGCGCGCGCGCGTCGTACGCCGCCATGGCCGCGGCTAGCGGGGAGACGGCCGCCCCGGGCGCGGAGGAGATTTTCCTGGAAGAATTGCCACTCCTCGACTCCCCGCACGTCTCGCTGCACGAGCTTCCCCAGCCCCCGGCCCCTCTTCCGCAGGGAGAGGAGAGAGAGGAAGGCCGCGTCGTCTCGCTTCAAACCGCGAAGCCGCCCCGCTTCGACGGCAACCTGGAGATGCTCGCGGAATACTTGCAAGAAATCCTCCAGCCGACAGGCCCAGAGCGGCAGGAAGGCCGCCGCGTCGTGCTGGGCGTCTCGTCGCTCGGGCGGGGGCGCAGGCTTGCCGACTCGCTTGCGCAGGTAAAAACCCCGCGTGCCGGCGGCCTCGACGTCGAATACCGGCCCGAGATTTCTCTGGAAACCTTTCACGAGACGGCGCCCACTATCGGAAAGCTTCCGGTGCTCGACGGCTTCGAGTGGCCGGAAAACAATCTTTTCATCCTGGCGGAGTCGGACATGTTCGAAGAGGCGCGCCTTCTGGCCCCCTCGAAGCCGGCGCACGCGGCGGCGGCGTCCGTCGCCGAGGTGTTTTCGGAAGGACTGCGGGGACTCGCCGAAGGCGACTACGTCGTGCACGCCGACCACGGCGTGGGGAAATTCGCGGCGCTCCGCACGCTGCGGACGGACGGCTACGACGTGGAATGCCTGGAAGTGCAGTACGAGGACGGGAAAATCTACGTTCCCCTGGAGCGCCTCGGCGTCGTGGAGAAATTCGCCTCGAAGGACGCGTTTCCCCCGCCCTCGCTCGCCCGCCTGGGAAGCGCCTCATGGAAACGCCTGCGCACGCGCATGGAGCGCTCGATGGCGAGTCTGGCGGGCGAACTCCTGGCGCTCAGCGCAAAGCGCGCAAGCCGCCCGGGACATGCGTTCCCTCCCGACACGTCGGCGCAGCGCGACTTTGAAGAAACCTTTCCCTTCGAGCTTACGCCCGGCCAGGCGCGCGCCGTGGAGGAGGTCAAGCGCGACCTGGAATCGCCGCATCCGATGGACCGGCTCCTCGTGGGCGACGTGGGGTTCGGGAAAACCGAAGTGGCGGCCCGCGCCGCCTTCAAGGTCGTCTCGGCCGGCAAGCAGGCCGCGCTCCTCGCGCCCACGACGGTGCTCTCCGAGCAACACATGCTCACGTTTCGGGAGCGCTTTCGCGGGCTTCCCGTCCGCATCGCGCACCTGAGCCGCCTCCAGGACGCCGGCGAGCAGAAAAAAATCGCCGCCGAGCTTTCCGAGGGGAAGGTGGATATCGTCATCGGCACGCACCGGCTCCTCTCGAAGGACGTGCGCTTCGCCGGCCTTGGTCTCGTGGTGCTGGACGAGGAGCAGCGCTTCGGCGTCGCGCAGAAGGAAAAAATCAAGCAATGGCGCGAGACGGTGGACGTGCTCTCGATGAGCGCGACGCCCGTGCCCCGTACTCTCCAGATGGCGCTCGGCGGCATCCGCGACATGAGCCTCATCGAGACGCCGCCTCCGAACCGCCTCGCCGTCCACACCATCGTCCTGCCCTTCGACGAGGACGTGGTGCGGAGCGCCGTGGAGCGCGAGCTGCGGCGCGGCGGCCAGGTGTACTACGTCCACAACGACACGGCGACCCTCTCCTACCACGCGAAGCTCGTCGAGCGCCTCGTCCCGCGCGCCCGCACCGTGTCGCTCCACGGCCAGATGCCGCCGCGCCGGATCGAGCGGACCCTCATCGATTTTCTCGCGCGCCGCTACGACGTCCTCGCGGCGACGAGCATCGTGGAAAACGGCGTGGACATCGCGTCGGTGAACACGCTGGTCGTCACGAACGCCCACGCGTTCGGCCTCGCCGACCTCTACCAGCTGCGGGGGCGCGTGGGGCGCTCCGACGTGCGCGCCTACGCGTATCTGTTCGTCCCGACGGACGCGGCGCTCACGGATGAGGCGCGCGAGCGGCTGCGCGCCCTGCAGGAGTTTTCCTTCCTCGGCGCGGGCTTTCAGCTCGCGGCGAGGGACCTCGAGATTCGCGGCGCCGGCAACCTGCTCGGCCACGAGCAGTCGGGGCACATCGAAGCCGTGGGATTCGGCATGTACCTGAAGCTCCTGGAGCAGAAAATAAAGGAGCTGAAGGGCGAGGCCGTCGAGCACGAGGCGGAGCCCACGCTGCGCTTCGCGGAGCCGGCGCGCGTTCCCGAAAGCTACGTGCCGGAGATGGCGGAGCGGTTCCGGCTCTACCGCCGCCTGGTGGAAGCCCGCGGGGCGGAAAGCGCGCAGCGGATTCTCGACGAGACAGAGGACCTATACGGGCCCGCGCCAGAAGAGGCGCGCCGCCTTTTCGAGGCGGCGGGGTTGAGAATGCTGGCGCGGCGCCTGCAGATGGAAAAGATCGAGGAGCGCCGGCGAAGCCTCTTCTTTACCTTCCATGCCGCCGCGCGCGTGGACGGGCGCCGCTTGGCCGCGTTCCTGAAAGCCAACCAAGCGGCGTCGCGCACGCCCTCGGGCCAGATTCGCGTGGATATCCCCTCGGAAGAATATTCGCCCATGGACGTGGCAAGGAAAGTGCTGGAAGCGCTTCTGTAG
- a CDS encoding response regulator gives MKKILIADYDPKNLTYLQTILAGKGFEVQTVNNGQDAVEHFQNWNPDLVIIEPMLPKLHGFEVCKRIKSGPRSDVPLIWCTKTYKGRKYRSEALQKYQAFEHLERPVTDDVLLKAVGRALGLDLLGPKPSRAKGAGASAEASAAAKTTGQVVHDVDRDALLREMRQIGRKEKKTREKEKPEAPELSPEEAANVTAQAMEDFLKPPKKRRKTDIKKAKASLKQTLKDLKKTRKKKDASPYGLKKGAEHLEERSFEPFQWEESPEEPEPQEESLPQAPGAQASEEQLLTSEDLFGDILAEETPPEFEYPSKAKPAAEDAQGAEEGEDLDEIAAEDEEGSFEEEVEELSESLGEAQPEEAPAEGEEGEDFEQEGTPSLDALDALEGAVEGEGLEEEIAARDELESDEADSSEEEIEELSESLEESHEEEAVIEGEDLGREGTPSLDALDALEGAIEGGNLPDELFTESEEEQDLEEAPSGEEFDEEEEEEEISEELEPAVSDEADSSPRVVELHDDEEEEAPALEAVDATEGMAEEEELPENAAEGEEEFPEKASAESESDEETEEYKTQALDAEHPEDQYATLSPEEMEESPVLEETSEEDSTDLEEKVSVQEEEEEKEEEEEQSVPVGEELPSLPGEDIAASEEETSASAPEEILDSKKDFSSEEEAIGSLDEVFDASEPAAREAPEEAEEGEVGDLEPFEAVEEEAEEAAEPPEKAEEERQVEAPAEEEVSKDSTAQIERDEFVEEMRKSMPPEEMWTGAEEEKVQEGASTEEDSSPLEIEPAEEMPQEEAAREEPAVEEAALETAESVELEGGEEISLADDEGSGKEEESSEEVNLHFTPEEDKQGPSLSEAEEEEPSLLMDEVATGEGEEKASAEEPVEEERQALAVSAEAVPSEAPKEEESEPTLADLAEVAARPRPSLSPRRRVKSGKILKIAASLVVVAALAVAGYLFRDAVSEKFFRFRDAVFDKVSRGVSEGLETIKETAPSPAPVSSEPLKNLEGVKKPQPLRTTTPLLPQDSEAPSGTQVFVSAHITVEGSVKEARTVHNPSDEPVLSRLAEAEVLTWTFTPAEKDGRKVAVWLTVPVPFARGE, from the coding sequence ATGAAAAAGATTCTCATTGCCGACTACGACCCCAAGAACTTGACCTACCTTCAGACCATCTTGGCGGGGAAGGGCTTCGAAGTCCAGACGGTCAACAACGGCCAGGATGCGGTCGAGCACTTTCAAAACTGGAACCCCGACCTCGTCATCATCGAACCCATGCTTCCCAAGCTCCATGGTTTCGAGGTTTGCAAAAGAATCAAGTCGGGGCCGCGGTCGGATGTGCCGCTCATCTGGTGCACCAAGACCTACAAAGGGAGAAAGTACCGCAGCGAGGCGCTTCAGAAGTACCAGGCCTTCGAACACCTGGAGCGGCCCGTGACCGACGACGTGCTGCTGAAAGCCGTGGGACGCGCTTTGGGCCTGGACCTGCTAGGGCCGAAGCCTTCCAGGGCTAAAGGGGCCGGAGCTTCTGCGGAGGCGTCCGCCGCGGCCAAAACCACTGGACAGGTGGTGCACGACGTTGACCGCGATGCACTCCTGCGTGAAATGCGGCAGATCGGACGGAAGGAGAAGAAAACGCGAGAGAAGGAGAAACCAGAAGCGCCGGAGCTCTCTCCCGAGGAGGCCGCGAACGTCACCGCGCAGGCCATGGAAGACTTTCTCAAGCCGCCGAAGAAGCGGCGGAAAACGGACATAAAGAAAGCCAAGGCCTCCCTGAAGCAGACTCTCAAGGACCTCAAGAAAACGCGCAAGAAAAAGGATGCTTCGCCCTACGGCTTGAAGAAGGGGGCGGAACACCTTGAGGAGCGTTCGTTTGAGCCGTTCCAGTGGGAAGAGTCGCCGGAAGAGCCGGAGCCCCAGGAGGAGTCTTTGCCCCAAGCCCCGGGTGCCCAGGCCTCGGAAGAACAACTGCTCACGTCGGAAGACCTGTTTGGAGACATTCTCGCGGAGGAGACGCCTCCGGAGTTTGAGTATCCTTCAAAAGCCAAGCCCGCGGCCGAAGATGCGCAAGGCGCCGAGGAGGGGGAAGATCTGGATGAGATCGCCGCCGAGGACGAAGAGGGTTCTTTCGAAGAAGAAGTTGAGGAGCTTTCGGAGTCGCTTGGAGAAGCCCAGCCCGAAGAGGCTCCGGCAGAAGGGGAAGAAGGAGAAGATTTCGAACAGGAAGGCACGCCGTCGCTCGATGCGCTCGATGCGCTTGAAGGCGCCGTCGAAGGGGAGGGCCTGGAGGAAGAAATCGCCGCCCGGGACGAGCTGGAATCGGACGAAGCGGATTCTTCCGAGGAAGAAATTGAGGAGCTTTCGGAATCACTTGAAGAATCTCACGAGGAAGAAGCGGTGATCGAGGGAGAAGATTTAGGACGGGAAGGCACGCCGTCGCTCGACGCGCTCGATGCGCTTGAAGGCGCCATCGAAGGCGGAAATCTGCCGGACGAATTATTTACCGAGTCAGAGGAGGAACAGGACCTGGAAGAGGCCCCCTCCGGCGAAGAGTTTGACGAGGAAGAAGAGGAAGAAGAAATTTCGGAGGAGCTTGAGCCGGCCGTTTCAGATGAGGCCGATTCGTCGCCCCGCGTTGTGGAACTGCACGACGACGAGGAAGAAGAGGCGCCGGCCCTTGAGGCTGTCGATGCCACGGAAGGCATGGCGGAGGAAGAAGAGCTTCCCGAAAACGCTGCGGAGGGAGAAGAGGAATTTCCTGAAAAAGCCTCGGCTGAGTCGGAGAGCGACGAGGAAACGGAAGAGTACAAAACGCAGGCGCTGGACGCGGAACATCCCGAAGATCAATACGCGACGCTTTCCCCTGAGGAAATGGAGGAATCGCCCGTACTCGAAGAGACTTCTGAAGAAGACTCGACGGACCTCGAGGAAAAAGTGTCCGTGCAGGAGGAGGAAGAGGAAAAGGAAGAAGAGGAAGAGCAAAGCGTTCCTGTCGGCGAAGAACTGCCCTCGCTGCCCGGGGAGGATATTGCGGCTTCCGAAGAGGAAACTTCTGCTTCCGCTCCAGAAGAAATTCTGGATTCAAAGAAAGATTTCAGTTCGGAAGAAGAAGCCATAGGTTCACTGGACGAAGTTTTCGATGCTTCCGAGCCGGCCGCACGGGAAGCGCCGGAGGAGGCTGAGGAAGGTGAAGTGGGGGACTTGGAGCCCTTTGAAGCGGTTGAAGAAGAAGCGGAAGAGGCGGCGGAGCCTCCCGAGAAAGCGGAGGAGGAACGGCAGGTTGAGGCGCCGGCGGAGGAGGAGGTTTCGAAGGACAGCACGGCGCAAATCGAACGCGACGAATTCGTTGAAGAGATGCGCAAGAGCATGCCGCCGGAGGAGATGTGGACCGGAGCGGAAGAAGAAAAAGTGCAAGAGGGAGCTTCCACTGAGGAGGATTCTTCCCCCCTTGAGATTGAGCCTGCCGAAGAGATGCCGCAGGAGGAAGCCGCCCGGGAGGAGCCCGCTGTTGAGGAAGCGGCGCTTGAAACCGCCGAATCGGTTGAGCTTGAAGGCGGGGAAGAGATTTCCCTGGCGGATGACGAGGGAAGCGGAAAAGAGGAAGAATCCTCGGAGGAAGTAAATCTCCATTTTACGCCGGAAGAGGATAAGCAAGGACCTTCTCTCTCCGAGGCCGAAGAGGAGGAGCCTTCGCTCCTTATGGACGAAGTCGCGACCGGTGAGGGTGAGGAAAAAGCTTCGGCCGAAGAGCCGGTGGAAGAAGAGCGGCAGGCACTGGCTGTTTCCGCCGAAGCGGTTCCTTCGGAGGCGCCGAAGGAGGAGGAATCGGAGCCGACTCTCGCCGACCTCGCCGAGGTGGCCGCGCGTCCCAGGCCCTCGCTTTCGCCTCGCCGGCGGGTGAAAAGCGGGAAAATTTTAAAGATTGCCGCGAGTCTGGTCGTTGTGGCGGCGCTTGCCGTTGCGGGATACCTATTTCGCGACGCGGTTTCTGAAAAATTCTTCCGCTTTCGCGACGCGGTTTTTGACAAAGTCTCCCGCGGAGTATCTGAAGGTCTGGAGACAATAAAGGAAACGGCTCCCTCCCCCGCGCCCGTCTCCAGCGAACCTCTCAAGAATCTCGAGGGCGTTAAGAAGCCGCAGCCCCTGCGAACGACGACGCCGCTTCTGCCGCAAGACTCGGAGGCTCCGTCGGGGACCCAGGTTTTCGTGAGCGCGCACATTACGGTTGAGGGCAGCGTCAAGGAGGCGCGCACGGTTCACAACCCGTCCGACGAGCCGGTGCTTTCCAGGCTGGCCGAGGCCGAGGTGCTCACGTGGACGTTCACGCCGGCCGAAAAGGACGGGCGGAAGGTGGCCGTCTGGCTGACCGTTCCCGTGCCCTTTGCCCGGGGGGAATAG
- a CDS encoding thiolase family protein — MSQGAAAVVAGVRTPFVKAWTALDGVAARELARLVIREIVDRADLSPKEVDEVILGCVSQPAEAVNVARVAALEAGIPRSVPAYTVARNCASGLQALTSACEKIQTGQASCLIAGGVESMSNVPLQFSKAAQRKFMALGRAKIFSQKFAAVFSFRPKDLLSPVEALRCCLTDPVSGLGMGETAELLAKELKISREEQDAFALESHRRAARAWDEGRFRDEVMTLYPAPSHDAVSFDTGIRRDQTPEALAKLEPVFDRKFGTVTAGNSSQVSDGAAALLVMREDKARALGYRPLGFVRAYAYAGCDPARMGLGPVFVVQKLLKQTGVRLADVELVELNEAFAAQAIACERVSSSASLAKRYGLDGAPGELNRERLNPKGGAIALGHPVGASGARLVLTLALEMKRRRRALGLAALCVGGGQGGALLLERK, encoded by the coding sequence ATGTCGCAGGGCGCCGCGGCCGTTGTCGCGGGCGTGCGCACGCCGTTCGTCAAGGCATGGACGGCCCTCGACGGCGTTGCGGCGCGGGAGCTCGCGCGCCTGGTGATTCGGGAAATCGTCGACCGCGCCGACCTGAGTCCGAAGGAGGTTGACGAGGTCATCCTGGGCTGCGTGTCGCAGCCGGCCGAGGCCGTAAACGTCGCGCGCGTCGCGGCGCTCGAAGCCGGCATTCCAAGGAGCGTTCCCGCCTACACCGTGGCGCGCAACTGCGCCTCCGGACTGCAGGCGCTCACGTCGGCGTGCGAGAAGATTCAAACGGGACAGGCGTCATGCCTCATCGCGGGCGGAGTCGAGTCCATGAGCAACGTTCCGCTCCAGTTTTCCAAGGCGGCGCAGCGCAAATTCATGGCTCTCGGCCGTGCGAAAATTTTTTCCCAAAAATTCGCCGCCGTCTTTTCCTTTCGCCCCAAGGACTTACTCTCACCCGTCGAGGCCCTGCGGTGTTGCCTCACGGACCCCGTCTCGGGACTCGGCATGGGAGAGACGGCCGAGCTTCTCGCCAAGGAGCTGAAAATATCGCGCGAGGAGCAGGACGCCTTCGCGCTCGAGAGCCACCGCCGCGCCGCCCGGGCCTGGGACGAAGGGCGCTTCCGGGACGAGGTGATGACGCTCTACCCGGCACCGAGCCACGACGCCGTTTCTTTCGACACCGGAATCCGCCGCGACCAGACGCCGGAGGCCCTCGCCAAGCTGGAGCCCGTGTTCGACCGGAAGTTCGGCACCGTGACGGCCGGCAATTCCTCGCAGGTCAGCGACGGCGCCGCGGCGCTTCTCGTCATGCGCGAGGACAAGGCCCGGGCGCTCGGCTACCGTCCCCTGGGCTTCGTCCGCGCTTACGCGTACGCGGGGTGCGACCCGGCGCGCATGGGACTGGGCCCCGTGTTCGTTGTACAGAAGCTTCTTAAACAGACCGGCGTCCGGCTCGCGGACGTCGAGCTGGTGGAGCTGAACGAGGCCTTCGCGGCCCAGGCGATAGCCTGCGAGCGCGTGTCCTCCTCCGCGTCGCTCGCGAAGCGCTACGGCCTCGACGGCGCCCCGGGCGAGCTGAACCGCGAGCGCCTAAACCCCAAGGGGGGCGCCATAGCCCTGGGGCATCCCGTGGGGGCGAGCGGCGCGCGCCTGGTGCTCACGCTCGCGCTCGAGATGAAGCGGCGGCGGCGGGCGCTCGGCCTCGCCGCCCTCTGCGTCGGCGGGGGCCAGGGCGGGGCGCTTCTGTTAGAGAGGAAATAA
- a CDS encoding ABC transporter permease → MRALTAFLKRDFLNDASYRFAFALNFVGILFLVTLWFFISRFLGKDVTLPGSGETVDYFPYVLLGIAAMGYLQTALGGFSRKLRAEQLTGTLEALLATPLSMRMLVVGTLAWDFLMSSFGVILYVAIAAAFFDMPLHASGLVGFALALVLTVGCAVALGMLSASFIIVFKRGDPINMLITAFSALFGGVFFPAQVLPSWLEPVAKVVPLTYALDAMRGSLLLGKTLSEIAPSLLVLAGFCLVLLPLGVVAFGRAVDLARRNGTLVQY, encoded by the coding sequence TTGAGAGCTTTGACGGCCTTCCTCAAGCGCGATTTCCTCAACGACGCGTCCTACCGCTTCGCCTTCGCCCTGAATTTCGTCGGGATACTTTTCCTGGTCACGCTCTGGTTCTTCATCTCACGCTTCCTCGGCAAGGACGTGACCCTTCCCGGAAGCGGCGAGACGGTCGACTATTTTCCTTACGTCCTCCTGGGCATCGCGGCGATGGGCTACCTTCAGACCGCGCTCGGAGGATTCTCGAGAAAGCTGCGCGCCGAGCAGCTCACGGGAACGCTGGAGGCGCTCCTCGCCACGCCGCTCTCGATGCGGATGCTCGTCGTGGGCACCCTGGCGTGGGATTTCCTCATGAGCTCTTTCGGGGTCATCCTCTACGTGGCGATCGCGGCCGCGTTCTTCGACATGCCGCTCCACGCCTCCGGCCTCGTGGGCTTCGCCCTGGCGCTCGTCCTCACGGTCGGCTGCGCCGTGGCGCTCGGCATGCTCTCGGCCTCCTTCATCATCGTGTTCAAGCGCGGCGATCCCATCAACATGCTGATTACGGCCTTCTCGGCGCTGTTCGGCGGCGTCTTCTTCCCCGCGCAGGTGCTTCCCTCCTGGCTCGAGCCCGTGGCGAAGGTCGTGCCGCTTACCTACGCGCTCGACGCCATGCGGGGAAGCCTGCTTCTGGGAAAAACCCTCTCGGAGATTGCGCCCAGCCTGCTCGTCCTCGCCGGATTCTGCCTGGTGCTCCTTCCTCTCGGCGTGGTCGCGTTCGGACGCGCCGTGGACCTGGCGCGCCGGAACGGCACGCTGGTGCAGTATTGA